The genomic segment AACGGATTTTAGAATCATCATCATCAGTCAGGCCTTTTGTTATATGCCCCACAGCAACGTGTACTCTCCTTCAGAGCACTTGTCACAATTACAATTAACAATTAACTGTGTAATTGTTTAATCTGTCTCTCCTGCTAGAATTCCAGTTCAATGGAAGCAGAGTCCTAGCACCTAGTCCAGTGCCTTGTACTCAGTAAAtactgctgaatggatgaatgaaaaaaCTTGCTACTTCCAAGAgccaccatttattgagcatgcaCAGTAGGCACTGTGATAACCATTTCATATACGTAATCTCACTTAAACCCCACAGTAATTTCATGAGATGGGGGTCAAGGGTTCTCAAACCTAAATTCAGTGGGTCTAGGGTAACTCCTGGGAATCTGAATTTAAGTTCCCAGGTACTTCTAAAGAGCAGTCAGGTTTGGAGACCACTCAGGTGgatggttttattgaaattttacagatgatgagacTAGGGTTCAGCAAATAATAGTGACTTGTTCAAAGTCTCATGGCTAGGAAGAACCATGATGCAAAACTAGATCTCTTGGAGAGAATTTTACCACAAGCCTccctgtggtaaaaaaaaaaaaaaaaagagtttatgaGGAAAGAGCAGAAGGCCAAAGAGGGAGTCCTTGAAACCAAGGAGAGTAGTGAGCACTGCCAAATGCCACAGAGAGGTCACAGAGGATGTGGTATCAGGGAGAACCTGGGGACGACCAACCAGAGTGTCTGCAATGCCTGAGTCTGACATTACAGGAAGATGAAGACACAGCTCATATAGGGCAGGGCACTCCCTCTGGAGACCTGGCCAGCTGGAAGGAGCTGTGGTTTGAGGCTCAGCCAAGATCACTCCTTGGTAGTAAAGCTTTGTGCTAAAATTATTAAAGTCAAATATCTGGGCCTGTGGAGTGGTATGCCAagaaaggaggggcagggaggcttAAGTCTCATGGGGGAATTTCAATTTGGAATCTCAAGTAAGCTATTCAGAAACTGCAAAATGCAGCCCACTTCAGATTTTCCAGGGCCACTACTCCTTTGCTGGATTATTCAGGCCTTGCCTCACTTTCTTCTCCTCTATGTGTGTTTTGCCTTTGGATTACTGCTTCTATtggaggatggaaggaagaagaaGGTTGAAACTCCAACTAGGACACTTTGCTGATTTTTGGTAGTCCTGAATACCATGGTTGAAATGAAACTAGAATGATAACTCAGAAGTAAGACCTTCTAATTATCTGTTTCCACATAGCCACACTCATGTTGGCCCCTGGTACTATAAACATTCAAGGTTGGCAGTATTCTCTCTCTCAAAGGGCAGCCTGGAGACCTGTGCAAGGATATGGTGGGTGATAACGCCATCACTAAACCCAACTCATATGCTGTTGATGGTAGATACAAAGCAATATGTGTTATTTGAAAAAGGGCAATGATGACAATAACCCCTTATACCTGTACAAAGCACCTTCACATGCATCAACTCAATCATTCATGACCTTGGGGAGATAGGTATTGTTATCCCCACACTTAGTGAGTGGCAGGAGCCACAATTCAAACCTATCACCTCTGATTCTTTAAATTACAAACCAGCCTGCTACTTTGTTATTGGTCAAAACTTTTCTGAAGCCCACATAGCCTTATTCTGGCTGCATGGAAATTAAAGAGACATTAAGAGTCTCATTGCTCTAAGAAGGAGAATTATGCAGTGAGGGAAAATTATATGTTTGTTTGCTAGTGATCTCATGCAGAGTGCTGCAGCTAAGCCTTGGTTtcttatctgtagaatgggggtaaGGGCCACCTTTAAGAGTGGCCAAAGGAGGTAAACCTATGCAAAATTCCTGGCACAATGGCTGGCAGAGAacattcattcagcaatgttAGCACTAGCACTCTTCCATTCTTCAAAGCACCAGGTATTTCAGAGCCCACACAACTGAGAGCTCTCACAAACTCACAATTGAGTCCCTCTAGCTTAGGTCTTGGTCTCTGATAAGGAACCATGGGGACAGGCTGTGGCAGGGCCTGACCATCTTATACAACATAAAGCACAAAGCCAAGAATATGCTCCAAAGTCCCATAGGACTTCACCCCCCCTTCCTTTAGTGGTCTGTCTCAGGTAACATTTCCCCCATGAAGGTAAAACTTATCCTAGAGCTATATCCTTCAGATTCCAAATTCAAGAAGGGCTTTCAGTTTGGAATTCTGGAATCTACTAAaaattcttccttctccctctccaaaGCCTTAGCCACATCCTGAGAGATTATAAATTTGAAAGTGAGTGCATACCGCAGACCCCACACTAACTCCTCCCAGCCTTCATCTCTACAGGTCGCATTCTATGATTCCCACCACTGTGTGATGATGATGGAGGCCAGCTTAATCACCAGCACTATTCCCCACTTTTGGAGTTTAATCTGTTTGCAGGGACCTCTTTTGTTCAAAGACAGACCTCCACAAGAAGGGGTCCTCCTGAGCCAGATGGAGATTTACACAGACTGAAATCTCAAATGCGTACAGGGCCAGGCAGGTAAAGTAGACGACTTAAGAAGGCGGACGTTATTCAGTGCAGAGTGCTGCAGACTGTGGTGAACAAGAGAGCACACTTATACAAGTGGCAggggaatctcagctctgcccactGCAGCCATCCAGCTCTTTCCTCCACTTCTCTCCACTCTCTGCAACTCAGGCCCACGCTCTTTACCTACCTCCCTTCTCTTCCAGGGGCGTCGCAGGCTTTCAGCGCAACCACCAGCCCCGGGCGCTCTTGAGAGCTGCAGAGGAACAGCTGATGAGCTGCTCTGACGTAGACCCACTTTTCCCCTGGGAACCCCGAGCAGGCCGAGGGAGGGGACAAAGCCGCGCCCTGAGGGTCCCCACTCTATCTGGGAAAACAGGGCCTCAAGCTTGAGAGCTCTGGGGTGAGCATGAGCGAACAGCACacctcccagaaaacactaaCCTCCCGGTGGCTTAAAGGGGACAAGGGGGGTAGGGTCAAGGGACGCGACAGAGCCTTGTGGTTTCTGGATGGGAAACGCACATCGTTTAGGCACCCCTCCGCTCAAGTCGCTTCCAAAGCAGGTGATTCTTGGGGAGGGGCGTTTCGgacagcgggggtggggggcgctacGCAAATGGCTCTGTCCTCGGGCGCTGCGGTAGTCACTGCGCTTCCCCGCCCCCGCACCAGGATGCCCCCCTTCCCTCGCTCCGCCAGACCCAGAGCAGGAGCTCCGCCCCCAACGCACCGCCCcagtccccctcccccgccacgcCTTAAAACCCAGTGCACACCGCCCCAGCGCGCCCTGCCCGGCGCACCTCTCTTCTTCTCTCCAGCTCCAGCTGCAGCCGCTCTCCCGGCCCTGGACCCGGCACCATGAGTTTCAGCTCCGAACACTATCTGTGCGCCGGCTCCTCCTACCGCAAGGTGTTTGGAGACGGCTCGCGCCTGTCTTCGCGCCTCTCTGGGGCTGGCGGCCCGGGTAGCTTCCGTTCGCAGTCGCTGTCCCGCGGCAATGTGGCCTCCTCGGCCGCCTGCTCCTCGGTCTCGTCTCTTGGCCTGGGCCTGGCCTACCGCCGGTCTCCGGCGTCCGACGGGCTGGACCTGAGTCAGGCGGCGGCGCGCACCAACGAGTACAAGATCATCCGCACCAACGAGAAGGAGCAGCTGCAGGGCCTCAATGACCGCTTCGCCGTGTTCATCGAGAAGGTGCACCAGCTGGAGACGCAAAACCGTGCGCTCGAAGCCGAGCTGGCCGCGCTGCGGCAGCGCCACGCCGAGCCGTCGCGCGTCGGCGAGCTCTTCCAGCGCGAGCTGCGCGATCTGCGCGCGCAGCTGGAGGAAGCGAGCTCGGCGCGCGCGCAGGCCCTGCTGGAGCGCGACGGGCTGGCCGAGGAGGTGCAGCGGCTTCGGGCGCGCTGCGAGGAGGAGAGCCGCGGGCGCGAAGGCGCGGAGCGCGCCCTGAAGGCGCAGCAGCGCGACGTGGACGGCGCCACGCTGGCCCGCCTGGACCTGGAGAAGAAGGTGGAGTCGCTGCTGGACGAGCTGGCCTTTGTGCGCCAGGTGCATGACGAGGAGGTAGCTGAGCTGCTGGCCACGCTGCAGGCGTCGTCGCAGGCCGCGGCCGAGGTGGACGTGGCTGTGGCTAAACCAGACCTGAGTTCGGCGCTGAGAGAGATCCGCGCTCAATATGAGTCCCTGGCCGCCAAGAACCTGCAGTCAGCCGAGGAGTGGTACAAGTCTAAGTTTGCCAACCTGAACGAGCAGGCAGCGCGCAGCACCGAGGCCATCCGGGCCAGCCGCGAGGAGATTCACGAGTACCGGCGCCAGCTTCAGGCACGCACCATCGAGATCGAGGGGCTGCGTGGGGCCAACGAGTCCTTGGAGAGACAGATCCTGGAGCTGGAAGAGCGGCACAGTGCCGAGGTGGCTAGCTACCAGGTAAAGGCTGGAGTGCTGTGTAGGGCGGGGCACCCTGTTCTCCCCTGCGCATATTTCCCGCACAGTTGGGGCCCTAGGAACCAGGGGGAGGataagggaggggagagaaagagtcCCGCCTGGAGGCGTTGGCAAGCAAAAAGCCCTGGAGTCTCTCCCGCTAATTTTAGGGGCCTGGACGCCCTCTTTCCTTGCCCCTCACTTACGTCCCTGTCCGAGCCCTTCTAACAAAGAAGCCATCAGCTTCTGTTCTTTGGAGTCTGGAAATCTAACTCACGCCTCCCTGTCAGCAAATGGGCATGAACACACTGGCGACCCCACCCCAAAGTATGAGTGAGCCCAACCGGGGTGGGTCACAGCCTCCTCTCCATGGTTGGCGTTGCTGTTTCCGCTGTCTGGCTTATTTGGTTGACTTCGAAAGGCTTTCGGTGTGCTctggaaatatttatggagtagGTCTGCCCTTGGGTTGGGGGAAGAATGCTGGACTGAACTGGGAAGGGTCCTATCCCATTGTCTTGAGTTGTGCCCTCAAAGGAGTAGAGATTTGGAGTGAACGAGATGGGTGACTGGGCTAGTAATAACCACCctgctctgtcctcccccagcatACAAACGGTTCCCTTGTCGCCCGACTGATGATATTTCTTCCTAAAGAAAGCTTTACACCCATTAGCAAACGAGAATGGTCGGGCGCTGTCCTCGGTGCTGATCTCGAGTTCGGCGGCTCAGAAATTTACCTCCTGTCTCATGTCCCAGTTACTACTCTCTAGGCAATTAActgctttaactttttttttcttctgcaacaCCAACTCATCAGTCTTGGTTACCTGCAATCAAAGGTCACCTCGTGGACAGCATCAATTTGCACTTTCATGGATGGCTTAACACTTAACAAAAACCACTTAATCTGCTCAGCAGCAGTGACGTCCCACTTGAAAATGCCcatttccttaacatttttccatCCTAAGTGCATATAATAAATCACAGAGATAGGTTCATCTTTGTTataggtcactttttttttccatctttgccTGTCCTCTAAGCTCCTGTGAAGGTATTGATtggttctttcctccttttctctccaaACAAAGGCCACTGCATCTTCGGTTTTACTATATAGAACATTCTGGGCTTATGACCACAAAGGGCACAGAGGCAGGTGAAATGTGTAGAAAAGAATCTAAATAGTGTGGTTCAGTTTCAAGGTGCAATAAAAGCTTCATTGGATAGAATGCTAATAATTTGGAAACTTGCAGTAATCCATTCTAGCCAAGATCAAAGTTTACATTTGATGAAATTAATAAGATTTGAgaacattaataaaatataatcaagAAAGGAGtgaaacctccatactattttagTCTGGAGCTAAAGAATTAGTGGTGTGCAGTATTTGCTGTTCATTATACATGACTCCCTTTGATAAAGGAAGAAAGCTGGCTTGGACCATTTGTTTTGGTGTTGGGGATTACAGTCATACTCAAATAAATACTTCTATTCTGCTTCAAAAATCTGTAACTTGAACTTTTCACTATGCGGCCTAGCTTCTGGATGGCTTGAATTAATCACATTTAGTTAATTGAGacttcatgttttcttctagaagctcaAAGGATGAGCTAGGTGGTCTTCTGAAGGGCTAGCCCAGTATTTCTACAAAAAGGATAATTTATCCATCAACTACCATCTGAACTGGACTTTGCCATGTCCTCTGTTTGCTTGTTAGAGCTCCTACATTCTAAGAGCTAGTGATAGTATTGTCTGGCTTGTCTTGTTTGCTTTAAGGGCTTTCAATGTTAGACAATAGTAGGGTCATCCAGACCTAATCTgcaggaaacaaaaaacaaactgcgGCATCTGCAGCTCTGCAGTGCTGCCCCCATCAGCTTTAGCCTCAGAGCCTCAGTGGACCTGCTATGAGTGGAAGAGGAGATCAGACGACAGATATATCTTTATAGATATATAGAAATATCTTACCCTTTGGGACCTAAGGCTGAGGAGGGGCTCACATCGTCACGTGCGGATCCTGAAGGCCTGAAGTCACAAGGGTGTCATCTGGCTATTCTCTCTAACAATCTTAGCAGTGCTGACCGAGATGAGAAGCGTCTTTTCCCACAGTGAGATTCAGCCATTGTTTTCTTGCCctctcacccctccccctcccctttcactGCAGCAATGGGAGGctgttctctttcttctgcttcaGAGATTAGTGGTAGGCCCATTTTCCTTTGCAAGTTTCCCACCCTCTTAGAGGCAGAAGAAGGCCCCATTAAAGTCACATTTTTCCTGCCCCAGAGAGCTGACAGCCTACTTGAGGAAAGAAAGCTTATTACACTTTTGAAAGGGTAAAGAATGGTTCAGGGTGTCTTAATAAGCATACAATGATGTATGAGAGAGACTGAATCAGGCAACAGGAGAAATTTTGAGGCGCTAGGGGGGTTGTCTTCAGAAGCCAAATGCAGCCACCCTCTTTAGCTGAAGgctttttcatttctgacataGGGTGATTCTGGTTCAGGGTCATAGCTGCTTCACCACCATTAGAGTGCCTGTTCTGCCAGAGATGTCTAAGGACATCTTTGAAGGACATCTGGGGGCCCTGGCCCTTCACTATGGTCAGTCTTGGAAAGCTTCAGCTTTCCTTGAAAGACCTTGATGAACAATCAAGATCACTATTAGTTAATGCTCTCCAGGGAGATGAGCCAAGTATGCCCTCTTCTCTCAGTATGAGATTGGAATGCAGCCTAATTAAATAGCAAGAAGGGGTTGGCCCCTTGGAGATTAGGGGTGGCAGTGGCTGCGTATAAATCTATAGGTTGATAGATCCATTTCTGAAATGAGAATTCAAGGGGAAAAAACCTTCCTTTGGTCCctatctctcctttttttttcgcTCCAACTCTTCCATGTGCTTTTTGCTTTGTGTTGTTCTGTTTTTGCCCCTTCTACCTCACTGTATTATTGTCACTTGAGCCACCCTGATAGCTccttaacagaaaaacaaaacaaaacaaaaatctcaaagAAACTAGTGGTTCCTAATAAACCCATTGACCAACCAAGGTTACTTAGGGGCTTAACAAAAAGATTCTCAGGCCCACTCCCAAAGATACGGATTCAGTAGTTCGCAGGTGGTGCCCAGAGAGATGCAACAAAAGCACTGTGTCCTGTCATTCCTCAGACTGATTTTTGGGGTGTACTGATTTAAATCACATTTTCCAATGTAAATCAACCTATAGAAATACATATaatgcaaaattttaaagtatggtaggaaaaaaaaaacccaaacaaccaaAGATGGGATGAAGCAAAGACAAGAGTGAGAATAAGGTGACCTGCAGGTGTACCACGTATAGAAATCCTCTCTCCCCACCATCGTTTATCAGTCAGAGCAGTAATTCTGAATGGCCTCTTTCAATCAGATTGTGCTGCACACTACTGCTCACCTGGCTGAAGGCCCCTAAAAGTGAGGGGACCCACAGCACTGTTTGCTGTTCCCAGTCTCCACTGCAGATGCTAGTGTGGCCAGTTCTCTTACTCCCACATCCTTCCAGCCCTGAGGAAGATGCTCAGCACTTATATCAGCTACTCCAGGAGAGACCCCCGCTGGAGCTGGGAGTGCCTCTCTCCCATTCCCTCAGGCTAAGCCAGCAGCAGCTGcgtggttgggggagggggcagactgCAGTGCTCTGCTCAGATTTCGAGCTGGAGGCCATCTTTGGCAGGGCTTTTGAAGGGCAATGCAAGACAGCCTCGTGTGGGGAGGAGAACGCAAACAAAGAGACTAGACGTTGAAGAGCAGTGGTCAGCAGTCAGCACAATTCCTTCTGAAAGGAGCAAAGTCGTGCTTTTTGTCTACTCTGATCCATAAAATAGACATGTGAAATGTGTACCAGAAAAAGTTCAAGAAAATTTCATCACTCTAGAACTCATGCCCCCAACAACCTCTTTTGCAGAAAACACAGGTATGagacaaaatagttttttttttttaaagggcctAATTAACCTACTGATGAGACAAAACGTCATCTGTCTCTAAATCACATATCAGGAGTTGGCCCTTCTGGTGCCCCAGCTTATTGTCACTTTACATGATTCTAAAGCACTTTGTTCTTTGGATTTCAAGCCTGCAACAAGACACAGAAGAGGAACCACTGGAGTCAGGCATCATCAGGAATGAGTAGCAGCAGATTAGTTCAACtttcaggacaaaaaaaaaaaccaataagtAGCAAACAGTAATTCAAACACTGCTCTAAAGGACCATTTAGGGTAGAAATGAACAGCCTAATATACCTTAGTTGACCTAAAAGATAAAAGACATCACAGGATTATAGAAAAATAATTGATCATTATCATAACCCTTAGTCGCTGAGAAAGTTTGCATTATGTTTAATATCCTAAGTAAGAATAGTACAAACCACTTTAgaaaggtttttattttaaatttttattaaaaattatttttaaattattttgggggggagggagtatttaggcttatttatttacttatttatttttaatggaggtactggggattgaacccaggacctcatgcatgctaagcacacactctaccactaagatAAGCCCCtcaaattgttattttttaaaaatgtgttatgaAGATGTACATCTttgtgaaaaattagaaaataaatatccGATGCTTTAAGGGATATGCCTCCAACTTGCCGATATTTAAGTTTTATTATACATTGCTTTCTTTAGTTATCTAAGGGGTTGTAGGGAGGGCTCAGGATTAGTTTTTCCATATCATGAAAAGGGTAGAGAGTCACCTGGTATgatattaacaataataaaaatcagtaacATTTTTTGAGCAGTTCCTACGTGCCAAGTGCTGTTCTAATGCACAATATCTAATTTAATGGATAATGGACTCATCATATAATAATGTGAGGAACATTAAAGTGGAATCCTAACTTGAAGATCTCAGAACACCTCAGAAAAGAATAAACATTATAATTTCCCATATACAAAACTGAAAGTtttgaagaaagtaaaatatagaaaactgacTGAGGTGTGTTAGATGTTTGTGGCAGAAATGCAAGGGGCAAGAAATGCAACCCAAAGATCTTCCTGAAatcctcttcttttcttcataTAACATTTCTCTTGCTCCTCTGTAGAATGAGagcacttcctttttcttttacccTAGGCTCTTTCCCCTCTTAGCAAAGTAATACTGATTCTCTTACCCCTAATATATCACTAGTAGACTTGCCTGTAAGTTAGTTTAACCTCAAATATAACAACCATCAAGTAAAATTTCTTGGTGAAATTCCTTTTAAACATTttggaatatttccatcactgtcCAGCGTAtcatgtattttccccactgCTTATCATCCCTTGCTCTGTACCTATCAGTTGAGTCTCTTCATTGCAGTATTCCTGTCAATATTTACAGAACAGATAGGTGGGATGAATTTTAATTCCTTCTGCAGATACCCTTGATTTGTAAGTTTGCACCTTCTGATGTATCAGCCCTGCCTTTCACCATCACTTTATCACCTCCACACAAGGGTCTCTTAGCACTTGCTTTCTTGAGGTTTCTGATATGTTTATCTGCATCACTGtttcatgaaaataactgtcaatCACTTTGCTCTTCATGTTGATAAGAGTTGCAACTGAACTATATAAGTTATTTGCTCATACTTTTTCAAGTCATAAGAAAAGAAGTGTTTATGTAGcatcattcaatcattcattcaacagttatTCACTGAGCATCTGCAGTATGCATTTTGCTAGGCTGTGGATTTCCAGGGGTGAACTAGATAGAAAAGGTCCCTGTTTCCATGTAACTTACACTCTAGTGTAGTAGTTTCCTAACAGGACCGATTTGCCTGCTCCGGGATGtttagcaatgtctggagacattgttGGTTATCTCAATCGAGAGGGAGAgcaggtgctactggcatctagtggctggaggtcagggatgctgctaaaaatCCTATAATTCACAGGACAGACCTCTACaataaagaattatccagccccaaatgtcagtagtgccctGGTTGAAAAACCCTGTTATAGAAGGAGGTAACAGAAAGTAAGTGAATAAGGTAATTTCAGATAATGGTAAGAGCTAAGAGCAGAGTGGCTACTTTCAAACGGGGGCTTTTTTCTAACTGGTGAGGACATTTGAACTGAATCTCAATATGACGGGAAGTCAGCCATGTGAAGACCCACCCCAGAGCATTCCAAACAGAGGGAATAGCCAGCCTAAAGGGCCTGGGATAGCAATGAACTTGGTATGTTTAAGCAGCAA from the Vicugna pacos chromosome 11, VicPac4, whole genome shotgun sequence genome contains:
- the INA gene encoding alpha-internexin, which encodes MSFSSEHYLCAGSSYRKVFGDGSRLSSRLSGAGGPGSFRSQSLSRGNVASSAACSSVSSLGLGLAYRRSPASDGLDLSQAAARTNEYKIIRTNEKEQLQGLNDRFAVFIEKVHQLETQNRALEAELAALRQRHAEPSRVGELFQRELRDLRAQLEEASSARAQALLERDGLAEEVQRLRARCEEESRGREGAERALKAQQRDVDGATLARLDLEKKVESLLDELAFVRQVHDEEVAELLATLQASSQAAAEVDVAVAKPDLSSALREIRAQYESLAAKNLQSAEEWYKSKFANLNEQAARSTEAIRASREEIHEYRRQLQARTIEIEGLRGANESLERQILELEERHSAEVASYQDNIGQLENDLRNTKSEMARHLREYQDLLNVKMALDIEIAAYRKLLEGEETRFSTSGLSISGLNPLPNPSYLLPPRILSSTTSKISSTGLSLKKEEEEEEASKVASKKTSQIGESFEEILEETIISTKKTEKSNIEESTISSQKI